One segment of Candidatus Paceibacterota bacterium DNA contains the following:
- the gatA gene encoding Asp-tRNA(Asn)/Glu-tRNA(Gln) amidotransferase subunit GatA encodes MKIDIKNLIIKKAHEALKKGDFTSVELTQAYINEIASKNKDVNAYLEVFADALESAKKADVLIKAGKGGLLTGIPCAIKDNILIQGKIASASSKILEKYHAVYDATVITKLKAEGVVFLGRTNMDEFAMGGSTENSAYGVTKNPRDLTRVAGGSSGGSAASVAMDGALFSLGTDTGGSIRQPASFCGVVGLKPTYGAVSRYGAIAMGSSLDQIGPIGKTVEDVEAVFNVIRGKDIKDSTTIDEKTYQVQSASSFAKASEDRKLVIGVPRHFLGGDGINKDVLSAFEKSLELFKQKGYEIKEIKLPNISYALMVYYIVMPAEVSANMARYDGVKYGMHVSGKNGVDDYFETRRAGFGREVIRRILLGTYVLSSGYYDAYYNRANAVRNMITEDFLEAFKSVDLIATPTAPSPAFKIGEKTNDPVAMYLEDIFTVTANITGMPAISVPCPDSFLGKSGLPIGLQLTARHGGEETLFRAGKEFLGED; translated from the coding sequence ATGAAAATTGATATAAAAAACCTGATAATAAAAAAAGCACATGAAGCTCTCAAAAAGGGAGATTTTACGTCAGTTGAATTGACTCAGGCTTATATAAATGAAATTGCTAGCAAGAACAAAGATGTCAATGCGTATCTAGAAGTTTTTGCTGATGCTCTAGAATCTGCGAAGAAAGCAGATGTCTTGATAAAAGCTGGTAAAGGCGGACTTCTCACAGGTATACCTTGTGCAATCAAGGATAACATTTTGATACAAGGAAAGATCGCTAGTGCTAGTTCTAAAATTTTAGAAAAATATCATGCCGTTTACGATGCAACTGTTATTACCAAACTCAAAGCTGAAGGTGTAGTTTTCCTCGGCAGGACCAATATGGACGAATTTGCTATGGGTGGTTCCACAGAAAATTCTGCTTATGGTGTGACAAAAAATCCTCGTGACCTGACTAGGGTGGCAGGTGGTTCTTCTGGGGGTTCGGCTGCATCTGTAGCGATGGATGGTGCATTATTCTCACTTGGAACCGATACAGGAGGTTCTATTCGTCAGCCAGCTAGTTTCTGTGGAGTAGTAGGTCTGAAGCCTACTTACGGGGCAGTTTCTCGCTACGGAGCTATCGCTATGGGTTCTTCTTTGGATCAGATCGGACCTATAGGGAAGACCGTGGAAGATGTGGAGGCAGTATTTAATGTTATTCGTGGTAAGGATATAAAAGATAGTACGACTATTGATGAAAAGACATATCAAGTGCAAAGTGCATCCTCCTTCGCTAAAGCTTCGGAGGACAGGAAACTCGTCATCGGAGTTCCTAGACATTTCCTAGGTGGTGATGGTATCAACAAAGATGTTCTGAGTGCTTTTGAAAAATCTTTGGAATTATTCAAACAAAAAGGATATGAGATAAAAGAAATAAAATTACCAAATATTTCCTATGCTTTGATGGTCTATTACATCGTCATGCCAGCCGAAGTCTCTGCCAATATGGCTCGTTATGATGGGGTGAAATACGGTATGCATGTAAGTGGTAAAAATGGAGTTGATGATTATTTTGAAACACGTCGTGCTGGATTTGGTCGTGAAGTTATACGTCGTATTTTACTCGGTACTTATGTTCTATCTTCAGGATATTATGATGCATATTACAACCGAGCAAATGCTGTACGCAATATGATCACAGAAGATTTCTTGGAAGCCTTCAAATCGGTTGACCTCATCGCTACTCCTACGGCTCCTTCGCCAGCTTTCAAGATAGGAGAGAAGACCAACGATCCTGTAGCTATGTATTTGGAAGATATCTTTACAGTAACCGCAAATATCACTGGTATGCCAGCTATTTCTGTACCGTGCCCAGACTCATTTTTGGGTAAATCCGGTTTACCAATAGGTTTACAGCTTACGGCACGTCATGGAGGAGAAGAAACTCTATTTAGGGCGGGGAAAGAGTTTTTGGGAGAGGATTAA
- the gatC gene encoding Asp-tRNA(Asn)/Glu-tRNA(Gln) amidotransferase subunit GatC, with amino-acid sequence MKQEELEHLAVLARIKLTEEDKKSLVKEFDSILSYIDQLKKVKVSMDAEGRVGAVKNVARPDIAEPISMEDREGILNEAPQRVGDFVAVKKIIEQ; translated from the coding sequence ATGAAACAAGAAGAACTTGAACATTTGGCAGTATTGGCACGTATCAAACTTACTGAAGAAGATAAGAAATCTTTGGTGAAAGAGTTTGATTCCATTCTTTCATATATTGATCAACTCAAAAAAGTTAAGGTTTCTATGGACGCTGAAGGTCGCGTTGGTGCGGTGAAAAACGTAGCAAGACCTGACATTGCAGAGCCTATCTCCATGGAAGACAGGGAAGGAATATTGAATGAAGCTCCACAAAGAGTGGGGGATTTTGTAGCGGTTAAAAAGATAATTGAACAATAA
- the ligA gene encoding NAD-dependent DNA ligase LigA produces MVKIAKDIIKRADTLRKTVERHRRLYHTLDKPEITDEAYDSLVRELESLEREYPEARLQGYGGFTSGSVLDRVGGEPLKEFTKVKHKVRQWSFDDIFDFDELVKWDEKVKNFMDKAGLSGEKLEYCCELKIDGLKVVLTYEDGKLIQSATRGDGTVGEDVTLNAKTIRSIPLNLNNSEKIKSLITVGEVWIGKKELEKINEQRKKDGEALFANSRNLAAGSLRQLDPKVTASRKLDAFMYDIDGMTMSRLHSAELGRNGADIIITQDQELKLLSKLGFKTNEHFKVFDSLKGIQEFYENWTKKRHELDYGLDGIVIKINSRKIQEALGYTGKSPRWGVAYKFPAEQVTTILEDIVFQVGRTGVITPVAVLSPVRVAGSTVSRATLHNEDEIKRLDVRIGDTVIIQKAGDVIPDIVQVVTEMRTGKEKPFKWPTHVPACGGDGKIERVLGESAWRCVSKDSFEQQKRRFHYFTSRKCFDIDGLGPQILNQLIEEGLISTFDDIFTLKKGDLLNVPRFAEKSADNLIVAIEKSKNITLARFLSSLSIPQVGEETAYDVAKHFQNNLKNGTGIKSKNFDGTAVIEKIISAKKEEFQSIYGVGEVVAQSIYEWFKNSDNRKLVSNLLKYVVIQEEDSAGGILEGKSFVFTGSLPTLERETAQAMVRKNGGDVSSSVSKKTSYVVAGEEAGSKLDTARELGVKIISEEEFLKMIGKKN; encoded by the coding sequence ATGGTCAAAATAGCGAAAGATATAATAAAGCGCGCGGATACTCTACGTAAGACAGTAGAGCGTCATCGTCGTTTGTATCATACTCTAGATAAGCCAGAGATAACGGATGAAGCTTATGATTCTTTGGTTAGAGAATTGGAATCTTTGGAAAGAGAGTATCCGGAAGCGAGGCTTCAGGGTTACGGAGGTTTCACCTCCGGAAGTGTGCTAGACCGTGTAGGTGGTGAGCCACTCAAAGAGTTTACCAAGGTCAAACACAAGGTCAGGCAGTGGTCATTTGATGATATCTTTGATTTTGATGAACTCGTAAAATGGGATGAGAAAGTTAAGAATTTTATGGACAAGGCTGGTTTGTCCGGAGAAAAATTGGAATATTGTTGTGAGCTCAAAATAGATGGACTCAAAGTGGTGCTCACTTATGAAGATGGAAAATTGATTCAATCAGCCACACGCGGTGATGGTACGGTCGGTGAAGATGTTACTTTGAATGCGAAGACAATCAGAAGTATTCCTTTGAACTTAAATAATTCTGAGAAGATAAAATCCTTGATAACGGTTGGAGAAGTTTGGATCGGTAAAAAAGAATTGGAAAAAATAAATGAACAGCGCAAGAAAGATGGGGAAGCACTCTTTGCTAACTCTAGAAATTTGGCAGCGGGGTCTTTGCGTCAGTTGGATCCGAAAGTTACAGCTAGCAGAAAGTTGGATGCTTTTATGTATGATATAGACGGAATGACGATGAGTCGTCTCCACTCTGCTGAGTTGGGGCGAAACGGAGCGGACATCATAATCACTCAGGATCAGGAGCTCAAGCTTCTTTCTAAGCTTGGTTTCAAAACCAACGAGCATTTCAAAGTTTTTGATAGCTTGAAAGGAATACAAGAATTTTATGAGAATTGGACCAAGAAAAGACATGAGTTGGATTATGGATTGGACGGCATTGTGATCAAGATCAATTCTAGAAAAATCCAAGAAGCTCTCGGTTATACAGGTAAATCTCCACGTTGGGGTGTGGCTTACAAGTTTCCAGCAGAACAGGTCACCACTATTTTGGAAGATATCGTTTTTCAAGTTGGAAGAACTGGAGTCATCACTCCTGTAGCGGTTTTGTCACCAGTGCGCGTGGCTGGTTCAACAGTTTCTAGAGCTACTTTACATAATGAGGATGAGATCAAGAGGTTGGACGTACGAATAGGTGATACCGTCATTATCCAAAAAGCTGGTGATGTCATCCCAGATATTGTCCAAGTCGTAACCGAGATGCGTACTGGCAAAGAAAAGCCTTTCAAATGGCCAACACATGTTCCTGCTTGTGGTGGTGACGGTAAAATTGAAAGAGTTCTCGGTGAATCTGCTTGGCGTTGTGTTTCAAAGGATTCTTTTGAACAACAAAAGCGCAGGTTCCATTATTTCACTTCTAGAAAATGTTTTGATATAGATGGATTGGGTCCACAGATTTTGAATCAACTTATTGAAGAAGGACTCATTTCTACTTTTGATGATATTTTCACTTTGAAAAAAGGCGACCTCTTGAATGTACCTCGTTTTGCCGAAAAGTCCGCTGATAACTTGATAGTAGCGATTGAAAAATCAAAAAATATTACTTTGGCAAGATTTTTGTCATCTTTGTCTATTCCGCAAGTTGGCGAAGAGACCGCTTACGATGTGGCAAAACATTTCCAAAATAATTTGAAAAATGGTACTGGAATTAAATCTAAAAATTTTGACGGAACTGCCGTGATAGAAAAGATCATTTCTGCCAAAAAAGAGGAATTCCAATCTATCTATGGTGTAGGAGAAGTTGTGGCGCAATCTATCTATGAATGGTTCAAGAATTCTGATAATAGGAAATTGGTTTCAAACTTACTCAAATATGTAGTTATTCAAGAAGAGGATTCGGCTGGTGGGATTTTGGAAGGCAAATCTTTTGTCTTTACAGGTTCATTGCCGACTTTGGAGCGCGAAACGGCTCAAGCGATGGTTCGTAAGAACGGCGGAGATGTTTCCAGTTCAGTCTCCAAAAAGACTTCTTATGTTGTAGCCGGCGAAGAAGCTGGCTCCAAATTGGACACCGCTAGGGAATTGGGAGTCAAAATCATTAGTGAGGAGGAGTTTTTGAAGATGATAGGGAAAAAGAATTGA
- a CDS encoding prepilin-type N-terminal cleavage/methylation domain-containing protein — MINKHYKNGFTLIETLVAISVLMIAIAGPLTVANKAYTSAISARDQSMAVNFAQEGLEYLNNMKDNLLFKNSSNVAWTRDSNVTPSQFTTCVDLSSACAIPIITDVPSPFTRHYYMTYDSSYKNEVLATVVVSWKTGLIENQVKLQELLTNYPR; from the coding sequence GGTTGCTATCAGTGTGCTTATGATCGCCATTGCTGGACCACTAACTGTAGCCAATAAAGCTTATACTTCTGCTATAAGTGCACGTGATCAATCTATGGCTGTTAACTTTGCTCAAGAAGGTTTGGAATATTTGAATAATATGAAAGATAACCTTTTGTTTAAGAATTCTTCAAATGTTGCTTGGACACGAGATTCAAACGTAACCCCGTCGCAGTTTACCACGTGTGTTGATTTGAGTAGTGCTTGTGCTATACCAATAATAACTGATGTTCCAAGTCCATTTACTAGGCATTATTATATGACTTACGATTCTTCTTACAAAAATGAAGTTTTAGCCACGGTTGTCGTTTCTTGGAAGACTGGATTGATTGAAAATCAGGTTAAGTTACAAGAATTATTGACCAATTATCCTAGATAG